A region of Macrobrachium nipponense isolate FS-2020 chromosome 7, ASM1510439v2, whole genome shotgun sequence DNA encodes the following proteins:
- the LOC135217733 gene encoding uncharacterized protein LOC135217733 translates to MKMICLILSALAATAVAEQLPLIQPAGYQIQTPAVPFTAEEVLAQPSQQYLTPDLSAVASAPTIPGQLYVEPSAVAAPVQQTYEQPDVGLAAAAPSQGYQQPIQTYAAPEYQAPAQYDFAYTVSAYDPVGNKVDFGHSEQRNDAHTTGSYYVLLPDSRVMRVEYYVDETGFHPTYTYEGEAVYPEASAALAVPVQQPSQLYSQPSQLYSQPGRK, encoded by the exons ATGAAG ATGATCTGCCTAATCCTGAGTGCGTTGGCAGCCACGGCAGTAGCCGAGCAGCTGCCTCTAATCCAGCCGGCGGGATATCAGATCCAGACACCGGCCGTGccctttacagccgaggaagtcTTGGCGCAGCCTTCACAGCAGTACCTGACTCCTGACCTCTCTGCTGTGGCTTCTGCTCCTACTATCCCTGGTCAGCTTTACGTTGAGCCTTCTGCTGTCGCCGCGCCTGTGCAGCAGACGTACGAACAACCCGACGTAGGTCTAGCTGCTGCTGCTCCTTCTCAGGGCTACCAACAGCCAATCCAGACTTACGCAGCTCCCGAGTATCAG GCGCCTGCGCAATACGACTTCGCCTACACCGTCAGCGCATATGACCCAGTGGGCAACAAGGTCGATTTCGGACACAGTGAACAGAGGAACGATGCCCATACCACTGGAAG TTACTACGTCCTGCTACCCGATAGCCGAGTAATGCGCGTCGAATACTATGTCGACGAGACTGGATTCCATCCCACTTACACCTACGAAGGGGAAGCTGTCTACCCCGAAGCCTCTGCAGCTCTAGCAGTGCCCGTGCAGCAGCCATCACAGCTTTATTCACAGCCGTCGCAGCTTTATTCACAGCCAGGAAGAAAGTAG